The Acinetobacter pittii genome contains a region encoding:
- a CDS encoding OsmC domain/YcaO domain-containing protein: protein MEIKVNYLDNLRQEAKFDDFTVIADQPIRYKGDGSAPGPFDYFLASSALCAAYFVKVYCAARDIPTDNIRLSQNNIVDPENRYKQTFKIQIELPADISEKDRQGILRSIDRCTVKKVIQTGPEFIIEEVESIDADAQALLLPSLTSESHTYIQGKDLPLEETIANMSAILANLGMKIEIASWRNIVPNVWSLHIRDAQSPMCFTNGKGATKESALASALGEFIERLNCNFFYNDQFWGEDIANAEFVHYPDEKWFKPGPNGELPKEILDEYCLEIYNPDDELLGTHLYDTNSGNVERGICSLPFVRQSDGEIVYFPSNLIENLYLSNGMSAGNTLAEAQVQCLSEIFERAVKREILEGEIALPDVPEEVLAKYPSIVAGIKGLEEQGFPVLVKDASLGGQFPVMCVTLMNPRTGGVFASFGAHPSFEVALERSLTELLQGRSFEGLNDLPQPTFQSNAVTEPNNFVEHFIDSSGLVSWRFFSSKSDYDFVEWDFSGEGEESNAEEAATLFGILEEMGKEVYMAVYEHLGATACRILVPDYSEIYLVEDLIWDNTNKALSFREDILNLHRLDDEQLEALVEHLEECELDDYTEITTLIGIEFDDNTVWGQLTILELKLLIYVALQQFEEAKELVETYLQYNTNTVERGLFYQCMNVVLEVMLDEELELEDYLTNFRRMFGDTRMDAVLGSVEGSVRFYGLTPTSMKLEGLDRHLRLIESYKKLHAARAKAVAM from the coding sequence ATGGAAATCAAGGTTAATTATCTCGACAATCTTCGACAGGAAGCTAAGTTCGATGACTTTACAGTAATTGCCGATCAACCAATTCGCTACAAGGGTGACGGTTCGGCACCGGGCCCATTTGACTACTTTTTAGCATCGTCAGCATTGTGTGCAGCGTACTTTGTAAAAGTGTATTGTGCAGCTCGAGATATCCCAACCGATAATATTCGTTTATCGCAAAATAATATTGTTGATCCTGAAAACCGTTATAAGCAAACCTTTAAAATTCAAATTGAATTACCAGCCGATATTTCAGAGAAAGATCGCCAAGGGATTTTACGTTCGATTGACCGTTGTACTGTTAAAAAAGTAATTCAAACGGGTCCCGAATTTATTATTGAAGAAGTTGAAAGCATTGATGCAGATGCACAAGCATTGTTATTGCCAAGCTTAACTTCAGAAAGCCATACCTATATTCAAGGTAAAGACCTACCGTTAGAAGAAACCATTGCCAATATGTCTGCCATTTTGGCAAATTTGGGCATGAAGATCGAAATCGCATCTTGGCGTAATATCGTGCCAAATGTATGGTCATTACACATTCGTGATGCACAGTCTCCGATGTGTTTTACCAATGGTAAAGGTGCAACTAAAGAAAGTGCTTTGGCGTCTGCATTAGGCGAGTTTATTGAGCGCCTTAACTGTAACTTCTTCTATAACGACCAGTTCTGGGGTGAAGATATTGCCAATGCTGAATTTGTGCATTATCCAGATGAAAAATGGTTTAAACCGGGTCCAAATGGTGAATTACCTAAAGAAATCTTAGATGAATATTGTCTTGAGATTTATAACCCAGATGATGAGTTACTTGGCACACATTTATATGACACCAACTCAGGCAACGTAGAGCGTGGTATTTGCTCGCTACCTTTTGTGCGCCAGTCTGACGGTGAAATTGTCTATTTCCCATCAAATTTAATTGAAAACTTATACTTAAGTAATGGTATGAGTGCAGGCAACACTCTGGCAGAAGCCCAAGTTCAATGCTTGTCAGAAATTTTTGAACGTGCCGTTAAACGTGAAATTTTAGAAGGTGAAATTGCACTTCCAGATGTTCCTGAAGAAGTATTAGCAAAATACCCAAGTATTGTTGCTGGTATTAAAGGTCTAGAAGAGCAAGGTTTCCCTGTATTAGTTAAAGATGCATCGTTAGGTGGCCAGTTCCCTGTAATGTGTGTAACTTTAATGAACCCGCGTACGGGTGGGGTGTTTGCATCTTTCGGTGCGCATCCAAGTTTTGAAGTTGCGTTGGAACGCAGTTTGACTGAATTACTTCAAGGTCGTAGTTTTGAAGGCTTAAATGATTTACCTCAACCGACTTTCCAAAGTAATGCGGTTACTGAGCCGAACAACTTTGTTGAGCACTTTATTGACTCAAGCGGTTTGGTATCTTGGCGTTTCTTTAGTTCTAAATCTGACTATGACTTTGTTGAATGGGATTTTTCTGGCGAAGGCGAAGAGTCGAATGCAGAAGAAGCTGCAACATTGTTCGGTATTCTCGAAGAGATGGGCAAAGAAGTATATATGGCAGTCTATGAGCACTTAGGTGCGACTGCTTGCCGTATTTTAGTACCAGATTATTCTGAAATTTATCTTGTTGAAGATTTGATATGGGATAATACCAACAAGGCACTTTCATTCCGTGAAGATATTCTAAATCTGCATCGTTTGGATGATGAACAGCTTGAGGCATTGGTTGAGCACTTAGAGGAATGTGAGCTAGACGATTACACTGAAATCACCACACTCATTGGTATCGAATTTGATGACAATACAGTTTGGGGTCAACTCACTATCTTAGAATTGAAATTGCTAATTTATGTTGCTTTACAACAGTTTGAAGAAGCAAAAGAGCTTGTAGAAACTTACTTGCAATATAACACCAATACCGTTGAGCGTGGCTTGTTCTATCAGTGCATGAACGTGGTGCTTGAAGTGATGTTAGATGAAGAACTCGAGCTTGAAGACTACCTGACTAATTTCCGTCGTATGTTTGGTGACACACGAATGGATGCGGTATTAGGTTCTGTAGAGGGTAGTGTTCGTTTCTATGGTTTAACACCAACAAGCATGAAACTAGAAGGACTTGATCGCCATTTACGTCTGATCGAGAGCTATAAAAAGTTGCATGCAGCTCGTGCTAAAGCCGTAGCGATGTAA
- the vanP gene encoding OprD family outer membrane porin has translation MKKTPLWVGVCLCPLFSQVVHAEFIADSKAELTLRNFYFDRDYKKDPYPYTAARDWAQGLIFKGQSGYTEGTVGFGVDVLAMAGFNLMGSHADDYARSGLLPVNPDNSRDDYYGKIGITGKAKFRKNELFVGDLVPQLPTIFSSPARLFPQTYRGIRFVSNEIPNLQLEGFYVDEVRQRDSIRYTDVGTDNINHRFNKAATTDSFYTLGGSYQLKDYRLRAYHAELKDIYQQQFLGFNGKQPLNDQLNFLSDVRFFNSEETGSKKIGEVDNRHISGLFGLNYQNHTVSLGYMQSFGSTGLPFLSGTESPVVLDFMSSDYSNKDEKVYSIRYEYDFKNARVGDVSLNGLRFMTRYAKGEDIDLLQYGDQRFKEESMEFDLGYKIPEGKFKGLGMRARFSHYRNDMPSNMTFHSTNETRLNVDYTFKF, from the coding sequence ATGAAAAAGACACCATTATGGGTGGGGGTATGCTTGTGCCCATTATTTAGTCAAGTTGTGCATGCCGAGTTTATTGCAGACAGTAAAGCTGAGCTGACACTGCGTAATTTTTACTTCGACCGAGACTATAAAAAAGACCCATATCCTTATACAGCAGCCAGAGATTGGGCGCAGGGTTTAATTTTTAAAGGACAGTCTGGTTATACCGAAGGGACAGTTGGGTTTGGTGTAGATGTACTGGCAATGGCAGGTTTTAACCTGATGGGAAGCCATGCTGATGACTATGCGCGTAGTGGCTTATTGCCAGTTAATCCTGATAACTCGCGTGATGATTATTATGGAAAAATAGGCATTACAGGGAAGGCTAAATTTAGAAAAAATGAGCTTTTTGTGGGGGACTTGGTTCCGCAGTTACCAACCATATTTTCATCGCCAGCGCGTTTGTTTCCACAGACTTATCGTGGTATTCGCTTTGTTTCAAATGAAATTCCAAATCTCCAACTTGAAGGGTTTTACGTCGACGAAGTACGTCAACGTGATTCGATTCGTTATACCGATGTTGGAACAGACAATATCAACCATCGTTTTAACAAAGCGGCAACTACCGATTCTTTTTATACATTAGGTGGAAGCTATCAGTTAAAGGACTACCGTTTGCGTGCTTATCATGCTGAACTCAAAGACATTTACCAGCAACAGTTTTTAGGTTTTAACGGCAAACAGCCTTTAAATGATCAGCTTAACTTTTTAAGTGATGTGCGGTTTTTTAATAGTGAAGAAACTGGAAGTAAAAAAATAGGAGAGGTCGATAACCGACATATTAGTGGCTTATTTGGTTTGAACTATCAAAATCATACGGTTTCTTTGGGCTACATGCAGTCTTTTGGCTCGACTGGTCTGCCATTTTTGTCGGGAACTGAAAGTCCAGTCGTGCTTGATTTTATGAGTTCGGACTATTCAAATAAAGACGAAAAAGTCTATTCGATTCGTTATGAGTATGACTTTAAAAATGCGCGGGTAGGTGATGTTTCATTAAACGGACTGCGTTTTATGACTCGCTACGCAAAAGGTGAAGACATTGATTTATTGCAATATGGCGACCAACGTTTTAAAGAGGAGTCGATGGAATTTGATTTGGGTTATAAAATTCCTGAAGGTAAGTTCAAAGGCTTAGGTATGCGAGCCCGTTTTTCTCACTACCGCAACGATATGCCAAGTAATATGACATTTCATTCGACCAATGAAACGCGGTTGAATGTTGATTACACCTTTAAATTTTAA